The proteins below come from a single Gimesia alba genomic window:
- a CDS encoding extracellular solute-binding protein produces MNQKSGGGLFSGWGMLAIIEGIAILTVGLVFFYQQQSDALVVYCAHDAVFSEEILNAFEQKTGIKVEPRFDTEATKSLGLTNLIVREQDHPRCDVFWNNQTLGTAALKEQGVLEAYQGDGYDRIPDEFKDPEGYWTGFAARLRVYITNTEKMNASEESIEQKLAGSLTDVAIAKPLYGTTLTHFTVLCDAWGLDRLKAWYHSLKERGIQETSGNASVKNLVANGTCVLGFTDTDDYYVAVDEAKPVAAVPITVNDKAILIPNSVAIIKGTKKRKQAEALVDFLLSEEVEIKLAQSQSRQIPIGTVNWDEVPETVKEYRPYIINAYPLVNLVKQREETLAWLKSEYLK; encoded by the coding sequence ATGAATCAAAAATCAGGGGGAGGGCTTTTTTCCGGCTGGGGTATGCTGGCAATCATTGAAGGCATTGCCATTCTGACCGTTGGATTAGTCTTTTTTTACCAGCAACAAAGCGATGCTCTCGTTGTTTACTGCGCACATGACGCCGTATTTTCGGAAGAAATATTAAACGCGTTTGAGCAAAAAACGGGAATCAAAGTTGAACCACGTTTCGATACGGAAGCAACCAAGTCGCTGGGTTTGACAAACTTAATTGTCCGGGAACAAGACCATCCACGTTGTGATGTTTTCTGGAATAACCAGACCCTGGGGACAGCTGCTCTCAAAGAGCAGGGGGTGCTGGAAGCGTATCAAGGAGATGGTTATGACAGGATTCCCGATGAGTTTAAAGACCCCGAAGGCTATTGGACCGGTTTTGCAGCGCGATTGCGCGTTTATATTACTAATACAGAAAAGATGAACGCATCCGAAGAGAGTATCGAGCAGAAGTTAGCGGGATCTCTGACTGATGTTGCAATTGCGAAGCCGCTCTATGGCACAACCTTGACTCACTTTACCGTGCTCTGTGATGCATGGGGACTGGACCGATTGAAGGCCTGGTATCACTCCCTGAAGGAACGGGGGATTCAGGAAACTTCTGGAAACGCCAGTGTGAAAAATCTGGTGGCGAATGGCACCTGTGTTTTAGGATTTACTGATACCGACGACTATTATGTCGCCGTTGATGAAGCAAAACCAGTTGCTGCGGTGCCGATCACAGTGAACGATAAGGCAATCCTCATTCCGAATAGTGTTGCCATCATCAAAGGAACAAAAAAACGTAAACAAGCAGAAGCGCTGGTAGATTTTTTACTTTCTGAAGAAGTTGAGATAAAATTGGCGCAATCACAGTCCCGTCAAATCCCTATAGGGACTGTGAACTGGGACGAGGTGCCTGAAACAGTCAAAGAATATCGACCCTACATTATCAATGCATACCCTTTAGTAAATCTGGTAAAACAGCGAGAAGAAACGCTGGCCTGGCTTAAATCGGAGTACTTGAAATGA
- a CDS encoding EF-hand domain-containing protein — translation MMNHFVCRSCFFAACMLGSIFSFRVFAGEVHQDAPTQLNGQRLILLAPSAPFILELNLQIDHADFCTNTTDYIERLFQSLDGNQDEYIDLKEIKNVPAFGIKQLDQGSPVQRLKLLDTAPQDNRLSLTEFASYINRAQGTAFRIAGAPTRSSQVIELFRKLDQNGDGSVSDAEFRVSSETLFMYDRDEDEVLNLVELRPFMSAPNAAVNQPVSRQTVETPFRRLDHDRSINGVIDELFKKYVEFSNAEKNAISLDCFKQKRSDLTDIQEYDQNADGFLDRDELFAYLQDPIVDLRLQVSLPRKQSFRPSLKILDQQSDRVNEIKVSSSSKLEFRVDSLLMELRVKSSRHMFADTVRFYQTRFRVVDGDKNGYLSPAEFAQLNLPNTDYKKVDQNKDEMLVVDELTQYLIKDTATVQDQVVMTVDNDGKSLFEILDTDFDRRLSPRELKRSRQRVKEFDGNQDQSLDHSELRGHFKITVELGKPELFVFDPRVNSMAMNQNQPVQRTISGPLWFQRMDRNRDGDISRKEFLFDATLFDKLDQDHDQLINPAEADAFQKNQSNN, via the coding sequence ATGATGAACCATTTTGTTTGCAGATCCTGTTTTTTTGCTGCGTGCATGCTGGGAAGCATTTTCAGTTTCCGTGTGTTTGCGGGAGAGGTACATCAAGACGCTCCCACCCAACTGAATGGTCAACGGTTGATCCTGCTGGCCCCATCCGCTCCTTTTATTCTTGAATTGAATCTACAGATCGATCATGCTGATTTTTGCACCAACACGACCGATTATATTGAACGGCTTTTTCAATCATTGGACGGGAATCAAGACGAATATATTGACTTGAAGGAAATAAAAAATGTCCCCGCATTTGGAATAAAACAATTAGATCAGGGGAGCCCTGTACAGCGACTCAAATTGCTCGACACAGCACCGCAAGATAACCGATTAAGTCTCACCGAATTTGCATCGTATATTAATCGTGCACAAGGGACCGCTTTTCGAATTGCCGGTGCGCCGACTCGGAGTTCTCAGGTAATTGAGTTGTTCCGAAAACTGGACCAGAATGGGGATGGCTCAGTAAGTGATGCAGAATTCCGTGTGAGTTCTGAGACACTATTCATGTATGATCGTGACGAGGATGAAGTCCTCAATCTCGTCGAACTACGACCTTTTATGTCTGCACCAAATGCAGCTGTTAACCAGCCTGTTTCCAGGCAAACAGTTGAGACACCATTCCGCCGTCTGGATCATGATCGTTCGATCAATGGTGTGATTGATGAGTTATTCAAGAAGTATGTGGAATTCAGTAACGCAGAAAAAAATGCAATCTCCTTGGACTGTTTCAAACAAAAACGCTCTGATCTCACCGACATTCAAGAATATGATCAAAATGCTGACGGTTTTTTAGATCGGGATGAATTATTTGCTTACCTGCAAGACCCGATTGTGGACCTTCGACTCCAGGTTTCACTGCCTCGAAAGCAATCATTTCGCCCCAGTTTGAAAATTCTGGATCAGCAGTCAGACCGCGTCAACGAAATCAAGGTCAGTTCCAGTTCCAAATTAGAGTTTCGAGTTGATAGTTTGTTAATGGAGTTGAGAGTAAAGAGTTCCCGCCATATGTTTGCAGATACGGTTCGATTTTATCAGACACGATTTCGAGTGGTGGACGGTGATAAGAATGGATATTTAAGCCCTGCCGAATTTGCTCAGCTGAATCTGCCAAACACGGATTACAAAAAGGTAGATCAAAACAAGGATGAAATGTTAGTAGTCGATGAGCTCACACAGTATCTGATTAAAGACACGGCAACGGTTCAGGATCAGGTTGTGATGACCGTTGACAATGACGGCAAATCATTATTCGAAATTCTCGATACCGATTTCGATCGCCGTTTAAGTCCACGTGAACTGAAACGAAGTCGCCAACGAGTGAAGGAATTTGATGGTAATCAGGACCAGTCACTTGATCATTCCGAGTTAAGAGGTCACTTTAAGATCACAGTTGAATTGGGAAAACCGGAATTGTTTGTCTTTGATCCCCGCGTCAACTCCATGGCAATGAATCAGAATCAACCGGTACAACGAACGATCTCCGGACCGCTCTGGTTTCAAAGAATGGATCGTAATCGGGATGGCGATATTTCACGCAAAGAATTTTTGTTTGATGCCACATTATTTGATAAACTAGACCAAGATCATGATCAGTTGATCAATCCAGCAGAAGCAGACGCTTTTCAGAAAAATCAATCCAACAACTAA
- a CDS encoding DUF1549 and DUF1553 domain-containing protein, with the protein MAYTLVVLPPLGHLSYAPVFAADSTTKAQNSRLSDQIDDLIDQAKQREGIVSAPLASDAEFMRRVSLDLTGKIPAVAELRSFLSNQDPLKREKLIDRLLARPGFVVHFTNTWRDILLPEAVTDLQTRAQVPEFDAWLRSQLQENVPYDELVKTIINAPLDTNRNRQSTGNSQDLTPRAYYITKQLKPENLAAGTSRAFLGVRIECAQCHDHPFDNWKQHQFWQYAAFFSNIDQRQLNSPEVREVSGKPQIKIPDTNRLVDAIFLDGIQPEWDTEQVNPRSRLSEWVTSSQNPYFAKATVNRIWSLFLGRGIVDPVDDFSSTNRATHPELLELLAQRFQEHHYDLKYLIREITNSRTYQLTSKQTDPSQTRVEWYGKMPTRGLTAEQIFANLVQATGFFRQTTESNALLTGPGANTPQAEFYELFKSDSENQLDPKASILQALALMNGNFITNATSLEQSDVFTAIVDFPALSVEQKIEAFYLSTLSRFPTEAEVVRLKTYISAGNSDEERTHAYSDLFWALLNSSEFLLNH; encoded by the coding sequence GTGGCGTACACCCTCGTCGTATTGCCACCCTTAGGGCACCTTTCTTACGCCCCAGTATTTGCGGCAGATTCCACAACAAAAGCACAAAACAGCCGTCTTTCCGATCAAATTGATGACTTGATCGATCAAGCTAAACAGAGAGAAGGCATCGTTTCAGCACCGCTTGCTTCCGATGCCGAGTTCATGAGACGCGTCTCCCTCGATTTGACAGGAAAAATTCCTGCTGTTGCTGAACTGCGCTCGTTTCTTTCCAATCAAGATCCTCTAAAACGGGAGAAATTGATTGATCGCTTATTAGCGAGACCAGGGTTTGTTGTGCATTTTACAAATACCTGGCGCGACATTCTGCTTCCGGAAGCAGTGACGGACCTCCAAACCCGGGCACAGGTTCCCGAGTTTGACGCCTGGTTGCGATCGCAGTTGCAAGAAAATGTGCCTTATGACGAACTGGTCAAAACAATTATCAATGCCCCACTCGATACCAATCGGAACAGGCAATCGACTGGTAACTCTCAGGACTTGACGCCCCGTGCGTATTATATCACAAAACAACTAAAACCGGAAAATCTGGCCGCGGGAACTTCACGTGCCTTCCTGGGAGTTCGAATTGAATGTGCTCAGTGTCACGATCATCCCTTTGACAATTGGAAACAGCATCAATTCTGGCAATATGCGGCATTCTTTTCGAATATTGATCAACGACAACTGAATTCACCAGAAGTCCGGGAAGTCTCAGGAAAACCACAAATAAAAATTCCCGATACAAATCGGTTGGTCGATGCGATTTTTCTTGATGGAATTCAGCCTGAATGGGACACAGAGCAGGTGAATCCCAGATCAAGACTTTCGGAATGGGTGACATCTTCTCAAAATCCTTATTTCGCGAAAGCAACAGTGAATCGAATTTGGAGTCTTTTTTTGGGTCGTGGGATCGTTGATCCGGTTGACGATTTTTCCTCGACGAATCGTGCGACACATCCAGAATTGCTGGAACTGCTCGCTCAGCGGTTTCAGGAACATCACTATGATTTAAAATATCTGATTCGTGAAATTACCAACAGTCGGACCTATCAACTCACCAGTAAACAAACCGATCCGAGCCAGACCCGTGTCGAATGGTATGGAAAAATGCCGACACGAGGATTAACGGCTGAGCAGATCTTTGCCAATCTGGTTCAGGCAACGGGCTTCTTCCGACAGACAACGGAATCAAATGCGTTATTAACTGGACCTGGAGCGAATACTCCCCAAGCAGAATTTTATGAATTATTTAAGTCCGATTCAGAAAATCAACTGGACCCCAAGGCTTCCATTCTTCAGGCACTGGCACTGATGAATGGTAATTTTATTACGAATGCAACTTCCCTTGAGCAATCAGACGTCTTTACTGCGATCGTTGACTTTCCCGCGCTTTCTGTTGAACAAAAAATAGAGGCGTTTTACCTGTCTACTTTGTCTCGATTTCCAACTGAAGCAGAGGTCGTGCGTCTGAAGACTTATATCTCAGCGGGAAATTCTGACGAGGAGAGAACGCATGCCTATTCCGATCTTTTTTGGGCGTTGTTAAACAGTAGTGAGTTTTTGCTGAATCATTGA
- a CDS encoding outer membrane protein assembly factor BamB family protein: MQNRIDRFRLSLFVIMILQLTGTSVIAGDWPMWRYDAGHTASSPDSLPDQLVPLWTREFGKREQVWDDPLNNDLMTYDKILEPVVVGKRMLIGFNDSDKLMAINTEDGTTLWTFYAEGPIRFAPVVNQNRVYTVSDDGYLYCLDVTNGELVWKFRGAPAAQKTLGNKRVISAWPARGGPVLYEDTVYFAASIWPFMGTFIYALDAETGNVIWVNDSTSASYIKQPHSAPSFAGVAPQGTLVATDELLLVPGGRSVPAALDRKTGELKYFHLGGKGNGGSFVIANSTEFFVHTRYKGVRTYSLKTGLPTLFVHNEPVLHDNILYSAILKDKQPLIQAYSAKHQAIWSLNVDGQGDLIRAGNRLYAAGEKTISAITLATDKPEIAWQLPAEGNILRLLAADDKLFAVTLEGKIKAFGASGSTAAKSDQKKKTAFQYRSDSHAIQLTKQLRDLSQAKTGYVICYGADNERFFDALLQKSKLRLIVVEEDVKKVQKLRNRYDSLGVYGSRISVHQGTPHSYQPPQHIARITLLSSAFADSLTSNQLKQIYRSVRPYGGVIWIPIDNPAQFNHTKSMVEQANLPKGKLVSQSEGILIQRVGALPDSADWTHQYGDIANTVKSNDKRVKLPLGVLWFGGNTHDDILPRHGHGPPEQVIGGRTFLEGMNSLSARDVYTGEVLWRREFENLGTFGIYFNTTYEDTPLSTKYNQKHIPGANARGTNYIATSDEVYLAIGSECHVLNASDGTTKQVIKLPDPQQDWAFIAVYDDILLAGNGYAHFGKRVDEKPGKDGPAATDLSASRGLIAYDRHSGKELWRTPAIHSFLHNGIVAGADRVYCLDKLPASAEKKLSRRGLADPAQYRIVCFDIHTGKELWSTRESIFGSWLGYSEKHDLLLQAGARAKDRLSDEIGQGMIAYQGQNGAVIWHNKDRKYTGPCVIHNDLIITSANSYEVSGGAFNILDGTPYTITNPITQQKEELKFSRTYGCNYVIASENLLTFRSGAAGFYDLESKSGTGNFGGFKSSCTSNLVVANGVLNAPDYTRTCSCSYQNQTSLALIHMPEIEIWTNSQLGTDAKSSTTVKQAGINFGAPGDRRAQNGTLWLDYPSVGGQSPDLEVSISNQEYDRFRRHALKVIEPQPEHGLNWVAASGIIDPGKITIAINQHKKQSHPEGIPIAGVEDDAEEDSKGEVKLHSSDLELGLDKGDPQVVALRFSDVPLSAADVLESATIQFTVDETGKSASHLKIEAEASANAKPLTETKQNLSARKRTKAFVEWTPPPWTKVGAHSSEQTTPDLTSILKEIQSTKNWKAGNSICFLITGTGTRIAKSYKGAKSGSARLILKTKSQNEQGESPLTHPKASIPPNRYTIKLTFTEPDEHVKPGQRQFQVALQGQTVLGNLDIVQEAGQSMRCLVKEFKGIPVTDQIELEFNSTKGAKYPPVISGIEIISEN; encoded by the coding sequence ATGCAAAATCGAATAGATCGATTTCGACTATCTCTATTTGTCATCATGATTCTGCAATTGACTGGAACATCTGTGATTGCAGGCGACTGGCCTATGTGGCGTTATGACGCAGGTCACACTGCGTCCTCTCCAGACAGTTTACCCGATCAGCTCGTTCCGCTTTGGACAAGGGAGTTTGGAAAACGTGAACAAGTCTGGGATGACCCCCTCAACAACGACCTGATGACATACGACAAAATATTGGAACCTGTGGTCGTTGGAAAACGAATGCTGATTGGGTTTAACGATTCCGATAAGTTGATGGCGATCAATACGGAAGATGGAACAACCCTGTGGACGTTCTACGCAGAGGGGCCGATTCGTTTCGCTCCCGTTGTGAATCAAAATCGAGTATACACTGTGAGCGACGATGGCTATTTGTATTGCCTGGATGTGACCAATGGAGAGCTCGTCTGGAAATTCCGTGGTGCTCCTGCAGCGCAAAAAACACTGGGTAATAAACGCGTCATTTCAGCCTGGCCTGCCCGTGGAGGCCCCGTCCTTTATGAGGATACTGTCTACTTTGCCGCCAGCATCTGGCCTTTCATGGGGACCTTCATTTACGCGCTGGATGCTGAAACCGGAAATGTGATCTGGGTCAATGATTCGACCAGTGCCAGCTACATCAAACAACCACACAGCGCGCCCTCCTTTGCCGGAGTCGCTCCCCAAGGTACTCTGGTCGCGACCGATGAACTGTTACTCGTTCCCGGCGGCCGCTCTGTGCCGGCTGCACTGGATCGCAAGACAGGTGAATTAAAATATTTTCACCTGGGAGGCAAAGGAAACGGCGGTTCTTTTGTCATTGCTAATTCTACTGAGTTCTTTGTTCACACGCGCTATAAAGGCGTTCGTACCTACAGTCTGAAGACCGGCTTGCCCACACTGTTTGTCCATAATGAGCCTGTTCTGCATGATAACATTCTCTACTCAGCGATTCTCAAAGACAAACAGCCACTCATTCAGGCTTACAGCGCAAAACATCAGGCGATCTGGTCTCTGAATGTGGATGGACAAGGAGATCTCATTCGAGCCGGTAATCGCTTGTATGCTGCAGGAGAAAAGACGATTTCTGCTATCACGCTTGCCACTGACAAACCTGAAATTGCCTGGCAGTTGCCTGCTGAAGGAAACATATTACGTTTGCTGGCGGCAGATGACAAATTATTCGCCGTGACATTAGAGGGTAAAATCAAAGCCTTTGGCGCCTCTGGGAGTACAGCAGCAAAGTCTGACCAGAAAAAGAAAACAGCGTTCCAATACCGTTCTGATTCCCATGCCATTCAACTCACAAAGCAACTACGCGATTTGTCGCAGGCAAAGACCGGTTATGTCATTTGCTATGGAGCGGACAATGAACGTTTCTTCGATGCCTTGTTGCAAAAATCAAAACTGAGACTGATCGTTGTTGAAGAGGATGTAAAAAAAGTTCAAAAACTAAGGAACAGATATGATTCATTAGGCGTATATGGTTCTCGCATTTCAGTTCATCAGGGAACGCCGCATTCCTATCAGCCCCCCCAGCATATCGCCAGAATCACGTTACTCAGTTCTGCGTTTGCTGATTCATTAACGTCAAATCAACTCAAACAAATCTATCGATCTGTTCGCCCCTATGGTGGGGTGATCTGGATACCAATCGACAACCCAGCCCAATTCAATCATACAAAGTCGATGGTCGAACAGGCAAACCTTCCCAAGGGGAAACTGGTATCACAGTCGGAGGGGATTCTAATTCAACGTGTGGGGGCATTACCCGATTCGGCCGACTGGACTCACCAGTATGGTGATATTGCCAACACGGTGAAATCGAATGACAAACGAGTCAAACTTCCCCTGGGAGTACTCTGGTTCGGCGGAAACACACATGATGATATTCTGCCCCGCCACGGTCATGGTCCCCCCGAACAAGTTATTGGCGGCCGCACCTTTCTGGAAGGCATGAATAGTCTCAGTGCACGTGATGTATATACGGGAGAAGTTCTCTGGAGAAGAGAATTTGAAAACCTGGGGACGTTTGGAATTTATTTTAATACCACCTATGAAGATACGCCGCTCAGTACAAAATATAACCAGAAGCATATTCCCGGCGCCAATGCACGCGGCACCAACTATATCGCGACATCCGACGAAGTCTATCTCGCCATCGGCTCTGAGTGTCATGTCTTGAATGCCTCGGACGGAACGACGAAGCAGGTGATTAAACTTCCCGATCCTCAGCAGGATTGGGCATTTATCGCTGTCTACGATGATATTCTGCTGGCAGGGAATGGATATGCTCATTTTGGAAAACGTGTGGATGAGAAACCGGGAAAAGATGGTCCAGCCGCAACAGACCTTTCCGCCAGTCGCGGATTGATTGCCTATGATCGCCATTCAGGTAAGGAATTGTGGCGTACTCCCGCCATTCATTCATTTCTGCACAATGGAATTGTCGCTGGCGCGGACCGAGTCTATTGCCTGGATAAATTACCCGCCAGTGCCGAAAAGAAACTGTCCCGGCGTGGCCTGGCGGATCCAGCTCAATATCGGATCGTTTGTTTTGATATCCATACCGGGAAAGAACTCTGGTCAACCAGGGAAAGTATCTTTGGGTCCTGGTTAGGCTATTCAGAAAAACATGATCTGCTGCTTCAGGCAGGTGCGCGTGCCAAAGATCGTCTGAGTGATGAAATTGGACAAGGCATGATTGCCTATCAGGGGCAAAACGGCGCCGTCATCTGGCACAACAAAGACCGAAAATATACCGGCCCTTGTGTAATTCACAACGACCTCATTATTACATCTGCAAACTCTTACGAAGTATCAGGTGGTGCATTTAATATCTTAGATGGTACACCCTACACAATTACAAATCCGATCACACAGCAAAAAGAAGAACTGAAATTCTCGCGTACTTATGGTTGTAATTATGTGATTGCCAGTGAGAACCTGCTGACGTTTCGTTCGGGAGCAGCCGGGTTTTATGACTTGGAATCAAAAAGTGGTACTGGTAACTTCGGGGGATTCAAATCGAGTTGTACGTCCAATCTGGTTGTGGCGAATGGTGTGCTCAATGCACCCGATTATACCCGTACCTGCAGTTGTTCCTATCAAAATCAGACATCACTGGCACTGATCCATATGCCTGAAATTGAAATCTGGACCAATAGTCAACTGGGAACCGACGCAAAGTCATCAACAACTGTCAAACAGGCGGGCATCAACTTTGGTGCGCCCGGCGATCGTCGTGCCCAGAACGGTACTTTGTGGCTGGACTACCCGAGTGTAGGCGGACAGTCACCAGACTTGGAAGTCAGTATTTCCAATCAGGAGTATGATCGTTTCCGGCGTCATGCACTCAAGGTGATAGAGCCTCAGCCTGAGCATGGTTTGAACTGGGTTGCGGCTTCGGGAATCATCGACCCCGGGAAAATTACGATCGCAATCAACCAGCACAAAAAACAGAGTCACCCTGAAGGAATTCCGATTGCCGGTGTTGAAGATGATGCGGAAGAAGATTCAAAGGGAGAAGTAAAACTGCATAGCAGCGATCTGGAATTGGGATTGGATAAAGGCGACCCGCAAGTCGTCGCACTGCGATTTTCTGATGTTCCGTTGTCTGCAGCTGATGTGCTGGAGTCCGCGACGATTCAATTTACGGTTGATGAAACAGGTAAATCGGCAAGCCATTTGAAAATCGAAGCAGAAGCTTCGGCGAATGCCAAACCACTCACCGAAACAAAACAAAATCTTTCAGCGCGAAAGCGAACAAAAGCTTTTGTCGAATGGACTCCCCCTCCCTGGACAAAGGTGGGAGCGCATAGTTCAGAACAGACAACTCCCGATCTGACTTCGATTCTGAAAGAAATTCAGTCTACGAAAAACTGGAAAGCAGGAAATTCAATCTGTTTTTTGATTACGGGGACAGGAACCCGAATCGCAAAATCATATAAAGGAGCCAAATCGGGGTCTGCTCGACTTATCCTGAAAACGAAATCTCAAAATGAACAAGGTGAATCACCATTAACTCATCCGAAAGCAAGCATTCCCCCAAATCGCTATACGATCAAGCTCACGTTTACAGAGCCTGATGAACACGTCAAGCCGGGGCAGAGACAGTTTCAAGTAGCCTTGCAAGGACAAACAGTATTAGGAAACCTGGATATCGTCCAGGAAGCAGGACAGTCAATGCGCTGCCTGGTCAAAGAGTTCAAGGGGATTCCTGTCACCGATCAAATCGAACTGGAATTCAACTCCACTAAGGGGGCCAAATATCCGCCTGTCATTTCCGGTATTGAAATCATCAGTGAAAATTGA
- the recJ gene encoding single-stranded-DNA-specific exonuclease RecJ — protein sequence MTQKWRFAPHDESQIRGLSSEMRISPLLAQVLIARGLRDALSARSFIDARMSELLEPCSMPGVEQAAERIIAALNEKRRITIYGDYDVDGMTATSILLQCITLANGQCDYFIPNRLDDGYGLNCDAVRELYEEDPQRLLITVDCGITSVKEAALAKELGLELIITDHHQMGEAFPDADCLVHPRLPDSNYEFPHLCGAGVALKLAWAVCQKLGDGQKASPKMREYLKCAVGLAAIGTIADVVPLLGENRILVRYGLGALAELAPLGLQELMKVAEIKSGQTLDTEDIGFALAPRLNAAGRLGQARLAVELLTTNNQDRATQLAAYLDELNKNRRTVERRILKQAREMVEENEEWNDHPTLVLAHQDWHPGVIGIVANRVAEHFEKPTVLIALDANSRTGQGSARSFAGFDLHAGFSSCAAHLIRYGGHQAAAGLKIEEDKVNDFRLAFAEYAVSAPQPSDHDLQVRIDAEVCLNEITKQSVRELDCLGPFGQENPRPQFVATRVELAEPPRTMGEGGRHLSLVFQQHNTKIRAIAFGKGEWASQMEEDGGPFSISFAPGINRFRGFESVQLQLKDWVSEKSKTPVTS from the coding sequence ATGACTCAAAAATGGCGATTTGCTCCCCACGATGAATCTCAAATACGCGGCCTCAGTTCTGAAATGCGCATCTCACCGCTTCTGGCTCAGGTCCTGATAGCGCGAGGGCTGCGAGACGCATTGTCTGCACGGAGTTTTATTGATGCCCGGATGAGCGAGCTTTTGGAGCCCTGTTCCATGCCAGGTGTGGAACAGGCGGCAGAGCGAATCATTGCAGCACTCAATGAGAAGCGTCGAATAACTATCTACGGCGACTACGATGTGGATGGCATGACTGCCACCAGCATTTTACTGCAATGTATTACTCTGGCGAATGGGCAGTGTGACTATTTCATCCCCAACCGTCTGGATGATGGTTATGGTTTGAACTGCGACGCTGTTCGGGAGTTATACGAAGAGGATCCCCAGCGGTTACTGATCACCGTGGATTGTGGAATCACCAGTGTGAAAGAGGCGGCACTTGCCAAAGAATTAGGCTTGGAGCTGATTATTACCGACCATCATCAGATGGGAGAAGCGTTTCCGGATGCGGATTGCCTGGTTCATCCGCGTTTACCAGACAGTAATTATGAATTTCCGCATCTATGTGGTGCCGGGGTAGCCTTGAAGCTGGCCTGGGCAGTTTGTCAAAAACTGGGAGATGGTCAGAAGGCATCTCCCAAAATGCGTGAGTATTTAAAATGTGCCGTCGGACTGGCAGCTATTGGGACGATTGCTGATGTCGTTCCCTTACTGGGCGAAAATCGGATTCTCGTCCGTTATGGATTGGGGGCTCTCGCTGAACTTGCCCCACTGGGCTTACAGGAGTTGATGAAAGTCGCAGAGATTAAATCTGGCCAAACGCTTGATACCGAAGACATTGGTTTCGCACTTGCGCCCCGATTGAATGCAGCGGGAAGACTTGGGCAGGCCCGACTTGCTGTGGAACTGCTGACAACAAATAATCAGGATCGCGCCACTCAATTAGCCGCTTATCTGGATGAGTTAAACAAAAACCGCAGAACCGTTGAACGCCGAATTTTGAAGCAAGCGCGAGAGATGGTGGAAGAGAATGAGGAGTGGAATGACCACCCTACATTAGTTCTGGCACATCAGGACTGGCATCCGGGAGTTATCGGAATTGTCGCCAATCGAGTGGCAGAACATTTCGAAAAACCAACCGTGTTGATTGCCTTGGATGCCAATTCTCGAACCGGACAGGGGTCTGCACGATCATTTGCCGGCTTTGATCTGCATGCCGGCTTCTCATCCTGTGCCGCGCATTTGATCCGCTATGGTGGTCACCAGGCTGCAGCTGGGCTCAAAATTGAAGAAGACAAAGTCAATGATTTTCGGCTAGCATTTGCTGAGTATGCTGTTAGTGCGCCCCAACCATCTGACCATGACCTGCAGGTACGCATTGATGCAGAAGTTTGCTTGAATGAGATCACAAAACAATCCGTGCGGGAACTGGATTGTCTGGGGCCGTTCGGTCAAGAGAATCCCCGGCCTCAATTTGTGGCAACGCGTGTTGAACTGGCAGAGCCCCCACGAACTATGGGAGAAGGGGGGCGGCACCTTTCCCTGGTCTTTCAACAGCACAATACAAAAATTCGAGCGATTGCATTTGGAAAAGGGGAATGGGCCAGCCAGATGGAAGAGGACGGAGGTCCGTTTTCAATCAGTTTTGCACCGGGGATCAATCGCTTTCGCGGCTTTGAAAGTGTGCAACTGCAATTGAAAGACTGGGTTTCTGAAAAATCAAAAACCCCGGTCACATCCTGA
- the ilvN gene encoding acetolactate synthase small subunit — protein sequence MKHVLSALVMNQPGVLAHISGMLASRAFNIESLAVGETEEPEFSRITFVVGDYNKLDQVRKQLEKLVTVVKVVDFSGQDFVERDLMLMKVATPGKTRSEIRELVEIFRAKIVDVSSENVMIEISGQESKINSFIDVMRPFGILEIVRTGRIALLRSETVKADVNTEPVETVK from the coding sequence ATGAAACACGTTCTTTCTGCTCTGGTAATGAACCAACCGGGTGTATTGGCCCATATTTCGGGTATGCTTGCTTCGCGCGCCTTCAATATTGAAAGCCTGGCTGTCGGCGAAACCGAAGAGCCAGAATTCTCTCGAATCACCTTTGTCGTAGGGGATTACAACAAACTGGATCAAGTCAGAAAGCAACTGGAAAAGCTGGTCACTGTTGTGAAAGTGGTTGACTTTTCAGGCCAGGACTTTGTTGAACGCGACTTAATGCTAATGAAAGTTGCGACTCCCGGAAAAACACGATCAGAAATTCGTGAATTAGTCGAAATTTTCCGTGCGAAAATCGTTGACGTGAGCTCTGAAAACGTGATGATCGAGATCTCAGGTCAGGAATCCAAAATCAATTCATTCATTGACGTAATGAGACCGTTTGGGATTCTGGAGATCGTACGTACAGGAAGAATCGCGTTACTACGCTCAGAAACAGTGAAAGCAGACGTAAATACAGAGCCTGTAGAAACTGTGAAATAA